The nucleotide sequence GTCTCGCAAAATGATCAACATGTGGATCTTCATGGAACCTAAGCCCGATGCCGTGGCCGCCATAATCTCTAACTACTGAGAAACCGTTAGCCTTTGCATGTTCTTCTACTGCTCTTCCAATATCATAAAGCCCACCGTAAGGTTTTATGGCCTCGATGCCCTTATATAAACATTCCTTTGCCACTTCAACCAGCTTCACTGCCTTTTCATCTGCCTCTCCAATTATATACATCCTGCTGGCATCAGAATAATAACCATCTAAAATTGTTGTAACATCCACATTTATAATATCCCCATTCTTTAGTACAGTATCATTGGGAATACCATGGCATATTACATCATTAATTGAAGTACAAACACTTTTAGGAAATCCATTATAATTTAATGGTGCAGGAATACCACCATGCTCAATAGTGTAATTGTGTACCCATTCATTTATTTCATTAGTAGTTATTCCTTCCCTTATTCTTTCGCCAACCATATCAAAAATGGCCTTTGTAAGCTGGGCGCTCTTTCTTATACCCTCAATCTGTTCTTTAGTTTTTATAAGCTTTGGATGCGGTATCACATATCCCTTTTCAGCATACTCGTAAAGTTTCATGTCCTCTTCCATGTGACACTTCTTATATTTAATCCCGCTGCCACACCAGCATACATCATTTCTATTTAGTCTACGCATACTTACACTTCCTTTTATTTCTCTAATAATTATTATATCCATAATATAATCTTTGCTTCATCAATTATTTTAGCACACTTTTTTAGTATATAAACAATAATTATTACAAATAATAATGCAAATCAAGCACAAAAATTAAAGATTGAGAAAAACTAAGAACACCTCGAATTGTAAACTTCCTGTCAAACATTTGGTGTTCTATTTTTAATCTTTTTCGTTATTTACACTTTTATCCAAATGGTGTGGAATAACTAACCGGATAAAATTAGAAATTAACTCTAAAAGCTTGTCCTTTGACTAATATATTTTTAAGGGGCTATACACTTGTACACCCCCTTTCATTCTCTCTATCTAATCAATCTTATTCCTACTTATGTCCATTATGAACAAAATAATCAGCCCTGATGCAATAAACACTCCTCCGGTTACATAGTAATATTTTAAATGTGGAGAGTTTGTACCGGCAATTTCAAATATGCCCTTCAGCATGCTGGCAAGGGTCAGCGTGGCAATTCCCGAATTATATAAATTTATAAACAATTTATAGCCAGTAATTTTTGTGAAATTAGGCATACGCTTATCAATTATGAAATAGAACAGGGCGCCTCCCAGCAGAGGATATAAGAACATCCAAGTCATTGCAGCAGAGTCTACTCCATGTCCAAAAAGATCATAAATCTTATCTATTACTACAGCCGCTGCTGATATTATCAAGTAGGACCATATGGCTTTTCTAAGCCGTTTTTTATTACCATTATTAATATCCAATATAGACAATGTCGCTCACCTTTCTTTCTCCCATCTTTTTACCACTTGTGGGGTTATTTATAACCTCTCCGTTAAAGTACATAGTGGAGGATCCTCCTCCGTCTAGGTTATATGCTACGGTGCAGCCCCTTTCCTTAAACTCCTGTGCAAGCTCTAGAAGGGAAAGTCCTTCACTGTCGCTGGTACGGCCATCAGATACAATTACAATATAATGAAGCTGGTCTACCTGGCCAATTGCAGTTCTAGGATTACTTGCCATAGATTTTGCCACTTCACTGGAACTGTCTACAACAATATTGCCATCTACCACCAATCCAGGGCCAAAGGATAACACCTGCCATGCCCCCTTATCCATTAATGAATCCAAACTTTCTTCACCTTCTGAAACTATGGATAAGTTACCATCCTTGTCTATAACCAAGGCATCATTATCCCCAATCCTGGCCGTATCCCTGTATGCTTCACCATTACGCACCACATAGCCCTCATCTCTGAATCCATAAAAATCTCCGTTTATGGCAAAGATGGCCCTATTAGCCTCTGCTATAACTGAAGTCTTTTGCGTTATATTTCGACCGTAAGTATTATTTGCAAGGGCTGTTTTCAGACAGGCAGCATCGGAAAGCTGAATATCAGCCACATAGATATTTGAGTCATACTTCCGGTAAGTTTCAATTGTTATTTTTATATTTTCATCCTCATAGGTCCTATCGGTAATAACCGCTTCCTTCTGAGTATCAGGTTTTGTTGTAGACGAACCTGAAGAATCATTATTTATCGAATTTGAACCCCCTTCTGATGTCTTTTTTGAACCTGCCGATTCTGTCGAGACCTTAGTTATTGCTTTCGGTAACACAAAAGTATCCAGCAGCGTAAAAGTAACAGAAAGTATAAGTATTATAGAGTAAATAGCCGCCCACCTGTACGGCTTAGATAAAAATTTTCTCATTTTGATTTTCATCCTTTCTTTTAAAATGTTCTAAAGGATTGTCTTATTTGATAAAGACAAACTTTCTTTGATACCAATAGCTGAAAAAGAATATAGTAACTTCAGTTAATATTTTGGCTAAAAATAGGGATAAACCCAGCACACTGTAATATATATCAATTACACTGTAATTTGCAATCATTATGAAGGAGGCCAGCATGAAATATCTTGGTAATGAAGTCTTCACAGAGGCTTCTTTAAATTTAGAAAATACATAGATCCTATTTATTGTGTAATTAAACAAAGCACTGCATATTCTTGCTCCTATTACCGCTAGAAATAAATGAGAAGTAAAAAATTGTATCACTCCCAGAAGAAGAAAATCAATTATCCCTGATAAAATAGAAGATATACTGAATTTAATGATTGGCAGGTATACCTTTATGGAATCTTTTAACGGGTGAAAATGCGAAGATTTATTTCTTTCCAGATATACTGTGTCTATATCAATCTCATAAAAACTATATCCTGCTGGGATAGTCTCTAAAAGCATATTCATTTCATATTCAAATCTATTGCCAGAAATCTGACAAAGCCAGGGAAGCATATCTGCAGAGAATCCGCGGAGACCGGTTTGAGTATCATAGACCTTAGCACCGCTGGCAAAAGAGAAGACAGCTCTCGTCACACTATTTCCAAAGCGGCTGCGGAATGGTACTTTTCCTGCAAATCTTCTTGTTCCAAGCACAACAGAATTCTTGTGTTCTTTTATGGTCTCTGCAATCTTGACAATATCTTTTGGTAAATGCTGTCCATCGCAATCTGCGGTAACAACCCCTGTTTTTTCATTGGTCTGTTGTATATATCTAAATCCGGTTTTTAAGGCTGCACCTTTACCCATATTTTTCTCATGAGTTAAAACTGTACATCCAAGGCTGATGACGGTGTCAAAGATGTACTTATACTCTTCCCCGCTTCCATCATCTACAACTACGATATCATATTCACATGAATTGATTAAATCATATATTAAATTAATCAGCTTTCTTCCAGGTTCATAGGCTGGGATTAAAATCACCATAAGTTTCGCCCTCCTTACTTTTTATTTGTTATTCCTTTGAAGCTATAAACTTATTTTACAAGTGGAACCTTAAACCCAGCTTAAATATTCCTTCTGCAAATAATGGTAAAAAATAAAGAACCAGCTATAAAACTGACTCTTTATCTGAAGGATAAACAATTTTTACTTTTATTATGAAAGCTCAAAGGCACCAGTATAGAGCTGATAGTACTTTCCTTTTTGTTTAATCAACTCTTCATGGCTTCCTCTTTCAATTATTCTTCCCTGTTCTAACACCATGATTACATCTGAATTCTTAACTGTAGAAAGCCTGTGGGCTATTACAAATACTGTTCTGCCCTTCATCAGCTTATCCATTCCGTCCTGAACTATAGCTTCCGTTCTTGTATCTATACTTGAGGTAGCTTCGTCCAGTATTAAAACCGGCGGGTCTGCAATGGCAGCCCTGGCGATTGTCAGCAGCTGTCTTTGACCTTGTGATAGGTTTCCTCCGTCTCCGGTAAGCATGGTTTCATATCCATTAGGTAAATGCTTTATAAACTGATGGGCATTGGCAAGTTTAGCCGCTGCTATAACTTCTTCATCCGTTGCATTTAATTTACCATACCTTATATTATCTGCCACAGTTCCTGTAAAAAGATGAGCATCCTGAAGTACAATTCCCAGAGATCTTCTCAAATCGTTCTTCTTAATTTTATTGATATTGATGCCGTCATATCTTATCTTTCCGTCTTGAATATCATAAAATCTGTTAATCAGATTTGTTATAGTTGTTTTTCCAGCACCGGTAGCGCCAACGAAGGCTATCTTTTGTCCTGGTTTTGCATAGAGTTTTATATTGTGCAATATAATTTTATCTTCCCTATATCCAAAATCCACATCATCAAATACCACTTCACCGAGAAGCTTTGTATAAGTGACAGTGCCATCTTCATGCGGATGCTTCCAAGCCCATAGACCTGTACGCTCCTCAGATTCTATTAAGTTGCCGTGTTCATCTTCTCTTACATTAACTAAAGTCACATAACCTTGATCCATTTCCGGCTTTTCATCCAAGAGCTTAAATATACGATCAGCTCCGGCCAGCGCCATCAATATGAAGTTAAACTGCTGGGAAGCCTGGTTCATTGTCTGACTAAAGCTTCTGGTTAATTGAAGGAAGGATGCCAGGGCACCGATTGTAAAGGATCCAAAGCCCTTAATGGCTAGGATAGCTCCCAGGGCAGAAGTAAGCACATAATTTATATAGCCAATGTTTCCTAGGATAGGCATCAGAATATTGGCATACATATTTGCTTGATAGGCACTTTCATAGAGGGTATCATTTAACTTATCAAAATCACCCTTTGCTTCTTCTTCATGATTAAAGACTTTTACAACCTTTTGTCCTTCCATCATCTCTTCTATATATCCGTTTAATTTTCCTAGGTTTACTTGCTGCTGGGCAAAATATCTTCCGCTATTTCCTCCGACAACTCTGGTAACATAGAAGATAATTCCTATTATTATAACCTGAATAATTGTAAGCGGTATACTCAGATAAATCATAGAAATAAATACACTGACAACTGTTATAAAGGAAGAAAGTAATTGTGGCATACTTTGGCTGATCATTTGTCTTAATGCATCAGTATCATTTGTATATATACTCATTACCTCACCGTGAGGATGGGTGTCAAAAAAGCTTATAGGTAATTTTTGCATATGAGCAAACATATCATCTCTAAACTTCTTTAATGTACCTTGAGTTATTAAAACCATCAATCGGTTATGCAAATAATTAGACAATACTCCGATATAATATATGGATGCCATTGTAAGCACTGCCTTTAAAAGTGGTCCAAAGTTAGGATTAGATTGACCTAAAAGCGGAGTTATATAATCATCAATCAAACTCCTTAAAAATAGTGTTCCGGCAACATTAGTTAGTGAGCTTACCATTATAGTCAATGTAACTATAAAAAGTAATAATTTAAATTCCTTAAATATATAGCCCAGTAATCTAGTTAACACTTTTATAGGATTTTCAACGCCTCTTCCAGGTATCTTTTTTCCACCTGCCCCCCCCTTTATAGGAGGCATTGGCTTTTTATTCTGAGCCATTTTCATCAGCTCCTTTCACTTGAGATTCATACACTTCACGATAGATAGTGCTTGTTTTTAACAGTTCTTCATGAGTTCCTATTCCATCTATCTTGCCGTCATCTAGCACAACAATCTTATCTGCGTCTTGAACTGAGGAAACACGCTGGGCGATAATAATCTTTGTAGTATTGGGTATTGTTTCCCTAAAGGCCTTTCTTATAAGGGCATCAGTCCTAGTATCTACTGCACTGGTAGAATCGTCTAAAATTAAAATTTTAGGTTTCTTAAGCAGGGCTCTTGCGATACATAATCTTTGTTTTTGTCCTCCTGATACGTTGGTTCCACCCTGCTCTATATAGGTATCATACTTATCTGGAAGGTTTTGTATAAACTCATCTGCCTGAGCTTGTTTACAGGCAATAATCAATTCTTCATCTGTGGCATCCTTGTTTCCCCATCTTAAATTCTCTTTGATTGTTCCGGAGAATAATACATTCTTTTGCAGTACCATGGAAACTTCATTTCTAAGGGTTTCTATATCGTAATCCCTTACGTCAATGCCTCCAACTTCTACAGAGCCTTCTGTAACATCGTATAACCTTGGAATGAGCTGCATCAGCGTTGTTTTTCCGCTTCCTGTTCCTCCGATAACCCCTACAGTTTCACCGGATTTAATCTTTAAATTAATACCTTCAAGAACTAAGTTATCCCTTCTCTTATGGTAGCTAAAGCTCACATTTTTAAATTCTATGGAGCCATCCTTTACTTCATATACAGGATTAGGTCCATTTGTCAAATCTACCTTCTCCTCTAAAACCTCTAAGATTCTTTCAACGGAGGATCTTGCCATTATGAGCATTAAGAATACCATGGATAGGAACATAAGACTCATTAATATGTTAGTGCTATAAGTGAAGAAGCTCATTAATTCTCCTGTGGTCATGGAGCCTCCAACAATGAGCTTTGCTCCAATCCAAGAAAGAAGTAAAATACAGGTATTCATAGTAAACTGCATAATAGGGGAATTATATATTATTATCTTTTCAGCTTTTAAGAAGTTTTCATAAACTTTTTTAGAAGCCTTATGGAATTTACTTGTTTCATATCCTTCTCTTACATAGGCCTTTACAGCACGAATACCAGTTAAGTTCTCCTGAACACTGGCATTCAAATCATCGTATTGTTTAAAAACACTCTTAAAATAAGGATGGGCACTGGTCATAATGAAATACAATGATGCTCCAAGGAATATTATTGCACCTATGAACACCAGAGCTAATCTTGCATTTAAGTAAAAACTCATGGCCATAGCGGAAATTAACATAATGGGGGGTCGTGCAAGCATTCTTATTGACATTTGATAGGCGTTTTGAACATTTGTTACATCTGTAGTCAGTCTGGTAACCAGGCCTGCTGTTGAATACTTATCTATATTTGCAAAAGAGTAATCCTGTATCTTGTAATACATTGCCTTTCTAATATTTCTGGCAACTCCAGAAGATGCCCTTGCGGCATACTTACCAGCTAGGGCGCCAAAAATCAAGGATAAGACTGATGCAACTATCATTATTGCTCCTATGGTAAGAACATATTTTATATTTCCCTTTTCTACTCCATTATCAATAATCATTGACATCAAATATGGTAGAATTATTTCCAAAACTACTTCTAAGGCGATAAACACAGGTGTGATTATGGAGTCCCTTTTAAACTCATTTACATATCTTAATATTTTTTTAATCATATTACTCCCCCTTCTTTGTTAGGCTTCTAACTAATATTTTGTAAAATCACCTTAGTCAGCTACTTTATTAGATAGCCTATTTATCAATCCAACTAATATTTCCATTTCTTCATCACTTAATTCCTCTTGTAAGGATTTTTCAATTTTAAGTATGGATTCATATATTTTATTTTGAACCTCTTCTCCCTTTTCCGTAAGTATTATCTTCTTAAGCCTTGCATCTTCGGAAACACTTACCCTTTTAATGTATCCATTCTTCTCCATCAACTGAAGAACGCTAGTTACAGAAGAACGTCTTATATCAAGTTCTTCTTCTATATCCTTTTGAAATACATCTTTTTTTCCAGACTGGCGATATACAAAGCCAAGAATTCTGCCTTGAACACTTGTTAAACCGTATTGCGCAACCTCCCGTCCTATTCTCCTATGAATTCTATTGGAAAAAATACTTATTATCTTTCCAATATGCACTTCACTATTCATAATAACTCTCCTTAATTTTTGTTAGACTTCTAACTAATTATAGTTTAAGTTTTTTGGCTTGTCAATATTAGGTACAGCCCATTGCAGTGCT is from Clostridium thermarum and encodes:
- a CDS encoding bifunctional glycosyltransferase family 2/GtrA family protein codes for the protein MVILIPAYEPGRKLINLIYDLINSCEYDIVVVDDGSGEEYKYIFDTVISLGCTVLTHEKNMGKGAALKTGFRYIQQTNEKTGVVTADCDGQHLPKDIVKIAETIKEHKNSVVLGTRRFAGKVPFRSRFGNSVTRAVFSFASGAKVYDTQTGLRGFSADMLPWLCQISGNRFEYEMNMLLETIPAGYSFYEIDIDTVYLERNKSSHFHPLKDSIKVYLPIIKFSISSILSGIIDFLLLGVIQFFTSHLFLAVIGARICSALFNYTINRIYVFSKFKEASVKTSLPRYFMLASFIMIANYSVIDIYYSVLGLSLFLAKILTEVTIFFFSYWYQRKFVFIK
- a CDS encoding methionyl aminopeptidase — its product is MRRLNRNDVCWCGSGIKYKKCHMEEDMKLYEYAEKGYVIPHPKLIKTKEQIEGIRKSAQLTKAIFDMVGERIREGITTNEINEWVHNYTIEHGGIPAPLNYNGFPKSVCTSINDVICHGIPNDTVLKNGDIINVDVTTILDGYYSDASRMYIIGEADEKAVKLVEVAKECLYKGIEAIKPYGGLYDIGRAVEEHAKANGFSVVRDYGGHGIGLRFHEDPHVDHFARHGKGMLLVPGLVFTVEPMINEGDYHCEVLDDDWTVVTRDGSRSAQWEHTIVVTETGVEILV
- a CDS encoding MarR family winged helix-turn-helix transcriptional regulator, whose protein sequence is MNSEVHIGKIISIFSNRIHRRIGREVAQYGLTSVQGRILGFVYRQSGKKDVFQKDIEEELDIRRSSVTSVLQLMEKNGYIKRVSVSEDARLKKIILTEKGEEVQNKIYESILKIEKSLQEELSDEEMEILVGLINRLSNKVAD
- a CDS encoding ABC transporter ATP-binding protein, producing MIKKILRYVNEFKRDSIITPVFIALEVVLEIILPYLMSMIIDNGVEKGNIKYVLTIGAIMIVASVLSLIFGALAGKYAARASSGVARNIRKAMYYKIQDYSFANIDKYSTAGLVTRLTTDVTNVQNAYQMSIRMLARPPIMLISAMAMSFYLNARLALVFIGAIIFLGASLYFIMTSAHPYFKSVFKQYDDLNASVQENLTGIRAVKAYVREGYETSKFHKASKKVYENFLKAEKIIIYNSPIMQFTMNTCILLLSWIGAKLIVGGSMTTGELMSFFTYSTNILMSLMFLSMVFLMLIMARSSVERILEVLEEKVDLTNGPNPVYEVKDGSIEFKNVSFSYHKRRDNLVLEGINLKIKSGETVGVIGGTGSGKTTLMQLIPRLYDVTEGSVEVGGIDVRDYDIETLRNEVSMVLQKNVLFSGTIKENLRWGNKDATDEELIIACKQAQADEFIQNLPDKYDTYIEQGGTNVSGGQKQRLCIARALLKKPKILILDDSTSAVDTRTDALIRKAFRETIPNTTKIIIAQRVSSVQDADKIVVLDDGKIDGIGTHEELLKTSTIYREVYESQVKGADENGSE
- a CDS encoding phosphodiester glycosidase family protein, which produces MRKFLSKPYRWAAIYSIILILSVTFTLLDTFVLPKAITKVSTESAGSKKTSEGGSNSINNDSSGSSTTKPDTQKEAVITDRTYEDENIKITIETYRKYDSNIYVADIQLSDAACLKTALANNTYGRNITQKTSVIAEANRAIFAINGDFYGFRDEGYVVRNGEAYRDTARIGDNDALVIDKDGNLSIVSEGEESLDSLMDKGAWQVLSFGPGLVVDGNIVVDSSSEVAKSMASNPRTAIGQVDQLHYIVIVSDGRTSDSEGLSLLELAQEFKERGCTVAYNLDGGGSSTMYFNGEVINNPTSGKKMGERKVSDIVYIGY
- a CDS encoding ABC transporter ATP-binding protein; translated protein: MAQNKKPMPPIKGGAGGKKIPGRGVENPIKVLTRLLGYIFKEFKLLLFIVTLTIMVSSLTNVAGTLFLRSLIDDYITPLLGQSNPNFGPLLKAVLTMASIYYIGVLSNYLHNRLMVLITQGTLKKFRDDMFAHMQKLPISFFDTHPHGEVMSIYTNDTDALRQMISQSMPQLLSSFITVVSVFISMIYLSIPLTIIQVIIIGIIFYVTRVVGGNSGRYFAQQQVNLGKLNGYIEEMMEGQKVVKVFNHEEEAKGDFDKLNDTLYESAYQANMYANILMPILGNIGYINYVLTSALGAILAIKGFGSFTIGALASFLQLTRSFSQTMNQASQQFNFILMALAGADRIFKLLDEKPEMDQGYVTLVNVREDEHGNLIESEERTGLWAWKHPHEDGTVTYTKLLGEVVFDDVDFGYREDKIILHNIKLYAKPGQKIAFVGATGAGKTTITNLINRFYDIQDGKIRYDGININKIKKNDLRRSLGIVLQDAHLFTGTVADNIRYGKLNATDEEVIAAAKLANAHQFIKHLPNGYETMLTGDGGNLSQGQRQLLTIARAAIADPPVLILDEATSSIDTRTEAIVQDGMDKLMKGRTVFVIAHRLSTVKNSDVIMVLEQGRIIERGSHEELIKQKGKYYQLYTGAFELS